A window from Candidatus Omnitrophota bacterium encodes these proteins:
- the rpsI gene encoding 30S ribosomal protein S9 has product MATGRRKTSVARVRLLQGPGAIEVNRRPYEQYFPREALRLSIRAPLLLTHQMGKYNVVVNVEGGGLTGQADAIRLGIARALLKTDESYRTALRSAGLLTRDPREKERKKYGQKGARKRFQWTKR; this is encoded by the coding sequence ATGGCCACCGGCCGCCGCAAGACCTCGGTGGCTCGCGTGCGCTTGCTGCAGGGGCCAGGCGCGATTGAGGTGAACCGGCGGCCCTATGAGCAATACTTTCCGCGCGAAGCGCTTCGATTGTCGATCCGAGCTCCCCTGTTGCTGACGCACCAGATGGGCAAATATAACGTGGTCGTGAATGTTGAAGGCGGCGGGCTCACCGGCCAGGCCGATGCGATCCGTTTAGGGATCGCCCGCGCGCTGCTAAAAACGGACGAGTCGTATCGAACGGCCTTGCGTAGCGCTGGGCTCCTCACTCGGGATCCGCGGGAAAAGGAACGGAAGAAGTACGGGCAGAAGGGTGCCCGTAAGCGCTTCCAGTGGACGAAACGATAA
- the argB gene encoding acetylglutamate kinase, translating to MSRGSWVGPEMEESIRKADILIEALPYIQQFHQKVVVVKYGGSAIDHPTAMKGILQDLVFLRAVGIHPVLVHGGGPMITKKLSEGGKKSAFIDGMRVTDAEAIRVVNEELEKVNGRLVTQIKALNGDAEGLVPRHWVIIAQPHARCAELGFVGSVRMVQAGRIRQALRHNAIPVISPVGIGDGEQLYNINADDVASEVAAYLKAEKLVLLTNVRGILRHASDEGSLISTLSVKEAKTLIERQVIQEGMIPKVKACVNALRIGVKKTHIIDASIPHAMLLEIFTKQGIGTEIVH from the coding sequence ATGAGTCGTGGGTCATGGGTCGGTCCTGAGATGGAGGAATCTATTAGGAAGGCCGACATCCTGATTGAGGCGCTGCCGTACATTCAGCAGTTTCACCAGAAGGTGGTCGTGGTCAAATATGGCGGCAGCGCCATTGATCATCCAACAGCCATGAAAGGCATCCTGCAGGATCTCGTCTTCCTGCGGGCGGTCGGCATCCACCCAGTGCTCGTGCATGGCGGCGGGCCGATGATCACGAAAAAGCTCTCGGAGGGCGGCAAGAAAAGCGCGTTCATCGATGGCATGCGCGTGACGGATGCCGAGGCCATTCGCGTGGTCAATGAGGAGCTCGAAAAGGTCAATGGGCGGCTCGTGACACAGATCAAGGCGCTCAACGGAGACGCCGAGGGGTTGGTGCCGCGGCATTGGGTGATTATCGCGCAGCCGCATGCCAGGTGCGCTGAGCTGGGATTCGTCGGGTCGGTGCGCATGGTGCAGGCCGGCCGGATCCGCCAGGCGCTGCGGCACAACGCGATTCCGGTGATTTCGCCGGTGGGGATCGGGGATGGGGAGCAGCTGTACAACATCAACGCCGATGACGTGGCCAGCGAAGTGGCGGCGTATCTGAAGGCGGAGAAGCTCGTCCTGCTCACGAACGTCCGAGGCATTTTGCGGCACGCCAGCGATGAAGGCTCGCTCATTTCAACCCTCTCCGTGAAGGAGGCCAAGACGCTGATCGAGCGCCAGGTCATCCAAGAAGGCATGATTCCGAAGGTCAAAGCGTGCGTGAATGCGTTGCGCATCGGTGTGAAGAAGACGCACATCATCGACGCCAGCATCCCGCACGCCATGCTCTTGGAAATCTTTACGAAGCAAGGCATCGGCACGGAGATTGTTCACTGA
- the argF gene encoding ornithine carbamoyltransferase: MMRDFLTITDVSEKELSRLLMLAVRCKANRRFGGSALKGKTVALVFQKPSMRTRVAFEVAVHQLGGAAIYLDQQDIQLGVREPINDVARALSRYVDAIVVRTFAHADAEAFATSADCPVINGLSDAVHPCQALADLLTIQEAFGRLKGLRVAYIGDGNNVLHSLLHGCAMMGAHVTVATPPAYKPHDAMWKDAVARAKHHGAVIRWTSDPTEAATGAEVLYTDVWVSMGQEKEREARLKVFRPYQINARLLKAAQPGCIVLHCLPAHRGEEITDDIMEHRQSRVFDQAENRLHVQKALLMWLCGKG, translated from the coding sequence ATGATGCGAGATTTTTTGACCATCACGGATGTGAGTGAAAAAGAGCTCTCCCGGCTGCTGATGTTGGCGGTTCGATGCAAGGCCAATCGACGCTTCGGCGGCAGCGCCCTGAAAGGCAAGACGGTGGCCCTGGTGTTTCAGAAGCCGTCGATGCGCACGCGGGTGGCCTTTGAAGTGGCCGTCCACCAGCTGGGCGGAGCGGCGATCTATCTGGACCAACAGGATATTCAGCTGGGGGTGCGCGAACCCATCAACGATGTGGCCCGTGCGCTGTCGCGCTACGTGGACGCGATCGTTGTGCGCACCTTTGCCCATGCGGATGCCGAAGCGTTTGCGACATCCGCCGATTGCCCGGTCATCAACGGGCTCTCAGATGCGGTGCATCCGTGCCAAGCGCTGGCGGATCTGCTCACGATCCAGGAGGCCTTCGGTCGGCTCAAGGGATTGCGCGTGGCCTACATCGGCGACGGCAACAACGTGCTGCACTCGCTGCTGCACGGCTGCGCGATGATGGGCGCTCATGTGACGGTGGCGACGCCGCCAGCCTACAAGCCGCATGACGCGATGTGGAAGGATGCCGTTGCGCGCGCGAAACATCATGGCGCTGTGATCCGCTGGACCTCCGATCCCACGGAAGCGGCAACAGGCGCTGAGGTCCTCTACACCGACGTCTGGGTGAGCATGGGGCAGGAGAAAGAGCGCGAGGCGCGCTTGAAGGTGTTCCGGCCCTATCAGATCAACGCGCGCCTGTTGAAGGCGGCTCAGCCAGGTTGCATCGTGCTGCATTGTTTGCCGGCGCATCGCGGGGAAGAGATTACTGACGATATCATGGAGCATCGGCAGTCGCGCGTCTTCGATCAGGCGGAGAATCGGCTGCATGTTCAGAAAGCGCTCCTCATGTGGCTATGTGGAAAGGGTTGA
- a CDS encoding N-acetyl-gamma-glutamyl-phosphate reductase: protein MPTIRVAIAGATGYTGEELLRILIHHPHVQLTYLAASAKWGRPTPVSEVYPRFAGRVDLAVEALNLSRCTDVSDVVFLALPHGMAMELAPKLLAAGKRVIDLSGDFRLHEPSLYPQWYTFSHTHPEWLKPGAAAYGLAEFCQGEIAKATLVANPGCYATSVLLGLLPLFRAKLVDSRRVIIDAKSGVSGAGRKPEPSLLYAEMSENLRAYKVNAHQHMPEINQTIRQLTGSEIQMVFVPQVIPATRGLISMLYLQAKTTEAQARAAFAAAYSPETTPFVRVRSSGFPQLSEVTHTNYCDLGIMVDSATGTMLIASALDNLVKGAAGQAVQNLNIMHGWPETTGLL from the coding sequence ATGCCAACGATACGCGTCGCGATTGCAGGAGCGACCGGTTACACCGGCGAAGAGCTCCTGCGGATCCTCATCCATCACCCGCATGTTCAGCTTACCTATCTGGCCGCCTCGGCCAAATGGGGCCGCCCGACTCCTGTCTCTGAGGTCTATCCTCGTTTCGCCGGCCGCGTAGATCTCGCCGTCGAAGCGCTCAACCTCTCCCGTTGTACTGATGTCTCCGACGTGGTGTTTCTCGCCTTGCCGCATGGCATGGCGATGGAACTCGCCCCCAAGCTGCTGGCCGCGGGCAAACGGGTGATTGACCTCTCCGGCGACTTCCGCCTGCACGAGCCTTCGCTCTATCCACAGTGGTACACCTTCTCGCATACGCATCCTGAGTGGCTCAAACCAGGAGCCGCTGCGTATGGCCTGGCCGAGTTTTGTCAGGGGGAGATTGCCAAGGCCACGCTGGTGGCGAATCCTGGCTGCTACGCGACCAGCGTGCTGCTAGGGTTGCTGCCGCTGTTTCGGGCCAAGTTGGTGGATAGCCGCCGCGTCATCATCGATGCCAAATCAGGCGTCAGCGGGGCCGGACGCAAACCCGAGCCTTCATTGCTCTATGCGGAGATGTCCGAGAACCTGCGGGCCTATAAGGTCAATGCGCATCAGCATATGCCGGAGATCAATCAGACGATTCGCCAACTGACCGGCAGCGAGATCCAGATGGTCTTCGTGCCCCAAGTCATTCCGGCCACCCGCGGCTTGATCTCCATGCTCTACCTGCAGGCGAAGACGACTGAAGCGCAGGCTCGAGCCGCCTTCGCCGCGGCCTACTCCCCGGAGACCACGCCGTTCGTGCGCGTGCGCTCATCCGGTTTTCCGCAGCTATCCGAAGTGACGCACACCAACTACTGCGATCTCGGGATCATGGTTGACTCGGCGACCGGCACCATGCTGATCGCCAGCGCTTTGGACAATTTGGTGAAGGGCGCCGCCGGCCAAGCGGTGCAAAATCTCAATATCATGCACGGCTGGCCAGAGACCACCGGACTCCTCTGA
- a CDS encoding aspartate aminotransferase family protein, whose protein sequence is MAETTNQVIKQYDKYVMNTYVRQPLVLTKGKGSRVWDVEGQEYLDLFPGWGVSGLGHNHPWVMRALRGQSTRLMHVPNNFYHPLQAKAAKALVERSFEGKVFFSNSGAEAVETAIKLSRKFGATDGRFEIIVMERSFHGRTTGAMSATAQPKYQQGFEPLLPGFVRAPLNDLEAVRRAITPKTCAVLVEPIQGEGGVRVASHEFLAGLRHICDERHLLLIFDEVQSGMGRTGTWFAYQHSGVTPDIMLLAKTLGGGFPIGAVIAKPAFADLLTPGTHATTYGGNPLGCACILATIEVIDQERLLERVRALSQHVMARLQRLKEQAPFITEIRGRGLMIGVELSIDGRPIVEACRAKRLLINCTQERVLRLLPAMTITKAQLDHGLNMLEEVLIQQQ, encoded by the coding sequence ATGGCAGAGACAACGAATCAAGTGATCAAGCAGTACGACAAATACGTGATGAACACGTACGTGCGCCAGCCCCTCGTGCTGACCAAAGGCAAAGGCAGCCGGGTCTGGGACGTCGAGGGCCAGGAGTACCTGGACCTCTTCCCGGGCTGGGGGGTGAGCGGCTTGGGGCATAACCATCCATGGGTCATGCGCGCGCTGCGAGGACAATCCACACGGCTGATGCACGTGCCGAATAACTTTTATCATCCGCTGCAGGCCAAAGCCGCGAAAGCGCTGGTGGAGCGGTCATTTGAGGGCAAGGTCTTTTTCAGTAACAGCGGCGCAGAAGCCGTGGAAACCGCCATTAAACTCTCGAGGAAGTTTGGCGCCACCGATGGCCGATTTGAAATCATCGTGATGGAGCGCTCATTTCATGGCCGGACCACCGGAGCTATGAGTGCGACCGCGCAGCCAAAATACCAGCAAGGGTTTGAACCGCTCTTGCCGGGATTTGTGCGCGCGCCGCTGAATGATCTTGAGGCGGTGCGCCGAGCCATCACGCCGAAGACGTGCGCCGTGCTGGTGGAGCCAATTCAAGGCGAAGGCGGCGTTCGCGTGGCGAGCCACGAGTTCCTTGCCGGGCTTCGCCACATCTGTGATGAGCGCCATCTGCTGCTGATCTTCGATGAGGTCCAAAGCGGCATGGGGCGCACCGGCACATGGTTTGCGTATCAGCACAGCGGGGTCACGCCTGATATCATGCTGTTAGCCAAAACGCTCGGCGGGGGATTCCCGATCGGCGCGGTGATTGCCAAGCCGGCGTTTGCGGATTTGCTGACGCCAGGGACCCATGCCACCACCTACGGCGGCAATCCGCTTGGTTGTGCCTGCATCCTGGCGACGATTGAAGTCATCGACCAAGAGCGACTGCTTGAACGCGTCCGCGCGCTGAGTCAGCATGTGATGGCGCGGCTGCAGCGGCTCAAGGAGCAGGCGCCCTTCATCACAGAGATCCGCGGCCGCGGACTGATGATCGGCGTGGAGCTGAGCATCGACGGGCGGCCCATCGTGGAGGCGTGCCGGGCCAAGCGGCTGCTGATCAACTGCACCCAAGAGCGGGTGCTGCGGTTGCTGCCGGCGATGACGATCACCAAAGCGCAACTGGACCACGGACTGAACATGCTCGAAGAAGTGCTCATTCAACAACAATGA
- a CDS encoding class I SAM-dependent methyltransferase — translation MKKPTPPPDAIFRPGPRGVGRYQRASVMVDFMGACGWGQPLLNLGYYRFYDIHSLITGFNSGQRRLAKFSIALLDLQSSDVVLDAGCGFGWTTSRIASQAARAIGLDIAEAHVRAARQTYPASERLEFILGDATRLWETLEARGFGEASLDKIHCLESAFHFGFPGREVFLKDAFRLLTPGGRLVLVDFMWRSAQPAEIEAADPAGIVRQTWQFESFESMERYRAMARDCGFAERRLLDWSEPVLQRCQRIGQGVLWCGQRPATRWALCAMRSAFRRLTPEDWILLAEVLRAHDEVRRRLRYIALVLEKPPGAGRR, via the coding sequence ATGAAAAAGCCGACCCCACCGCCGGATGCCATCTTCCGGCCAGGGCCCCGCGGCGTCGGCCGCTACCAGCGTGCCAGCGTCATGGTGGATTTCATGGGGGCGTGCGGGTGGGGCCAGCCCCTGCTGAACCTCGGCTACTATCGCTTCTACGATATCCACAGTCTGATCACCGGGTTTAATTCAGGCCAGCGGAGGCTGGCGAAGTTTTCCATCGCGCTGCTGGATCTTCAATCAAGCGATGTGGTGCTGGATGCCGGCTGCGGCTTCGGCTGGACCACCAGCCGCATCGCGTCCCAGGCGGCGCGCGCCATCGGCCTTGACATCGCCGAGGCGCATGTGCGCGCCGCCCGGCAAACGTACCCCGCCTCCGAGCGCTTGGAGTTTATTCTGGGAGATGCGACCCGGCTGTGGGAGACGTTGGAAGCTCGGGGATTCGGCGAAGCCTCACTCGATAAGATCCACTGCCTAGAATCCGCGTTTCACTTCGGGTTCCCGGGACGCGAGGTGTTTCTCAAGGATGCGTTCCGGCTGCTGACGCCCGGCGGACGGCTGGTGCTGGTCGATTTCATGTGGCGATCCGCGCAGCCCGCGGAGATTGAGGCGGCGGATCCCGCCGGCATCGTGCGCCAGACGTGGCAATTTGAAAGCTTTGAGTCCATGGAGCGCTACCGGGCGATGGCGCGAGACTGCGGGTTCGCGGAGCGGCGGCTCCTTGACTGGAGCGAGCCGGTGCTGCAGCGTTGCCAGCGCATCGGCCAGGGCGTCCTGTGGTGCGGGCAGCGGCCCGCCACGCGGTGGGCGCTGTGCGCCATGCGTTCCGCCTTTCGCCGGCTCACTCCGGAGGATTGGATCTTGCTGGCGGAAGTGCTGCGGGCCCACGATGAGGTTCGCCGGCGCCTTCGCTACATCGCCCTCGTTTTGGAAAAGCCGCCGGGAGCTGGTCGCCGTTGA
- the argJ gene encoding bifunctional glutamate N-acetyltransferase/amino-acid acetyltransferase ArgJ, whose amino-acid sequence MKWMNGGVTAALGFRASAVNAGIKRLNKPDLSLVVADELAVAAAVVTRNRVKAAPVLISQERIRAGQAQAILLNSGCANCMTGVAGLRDAMVVSRSVAGALRLTERHVLMASTGMIGQRLPVARMLRSIPALVQHLHRANHTSAALGILTTDLKPKEAAVEARIHGSAVRVGGMAKGSGMIAPSMATMLCVMTTDAAVAPSLLRRLLRQAAARTFNQITIDGDMSTNDTVFALASGRSGARVTGAAQKPFVQMLQAVMERLALMIVSDGEGATRMAEIIVEGARTEGEASRCARSIANSPLVKTMVAGADPNVGRVAAAAGASGAVFDPNRLDIWIEGQRMVVGGVAVRLSAAVSRRLMQGPSVRIHVHLHAGRAASRMRTCDLTEEYVHINARYST is encoded by the coding sequence ATGAAATGGATGAATGGCGGGGTGACCGCCGCGCTTGGGTTTAGAGCTTCAGCGGTCAACGCGGGGATCAAACGGCTCAATAAACCCGACCTCTCGCTCGTGGTTGCCGATGAGCTCGCTGTCGCCGCAGCGGTGGTGACGCGAAATCGTGTGAAAGCCGCTCCGGTGCTGATCAGCCAAGAGCGCATCCGCGCCGGTCAGGCTCAGGCGATTCTCCTCAACAGCGGGTGCGCTAATTGCATGACCGGTGTGGCCGGGCTTCGGGATGCCATGGTGGTCAGCCGATCCGTCGCAGGGGCCCTTCGGCTGACGGAGCGGCATGTCCTGATGGCGTCGACCGGAATGATCGGGCAACGGCTTCCCGTGGCTCGCATGCTGCGGAGCATCCCAGCCCTCGTGCAGCATCTGCATCGAGCGAATCATACCTCAGCGGCCTTGGGGATTCTCACGACGGATCTGAAGCCGAAGGAAGCGGCGGTCGAAGCCCGCATCCATGGGAGCGCCGTGCGGGTTGGCGGCATGGCGAAGGGATCCGGCATGATTGCTCCCTCGATGGCCACCATGCTCTGCGTGATGACCACGGATGCGGCCGTGGCCCCTTCGCTGTTGCGGCGTCTCCTGCGGCAGGCCGCGGCGAGGACATTTAACCAGATCACGATTGATGGCGACATGAGCACGAATGATACGGTCTTTGCGCTGGCGAGCGGCCGATCCGGAGCGCGCGTGACCGGAGCCGCTCAGAAGCCCTTTGTCCAGATGCTCCAGGCGGTCATGGAGCGACTGGCACTGATGATCGTGAGCGATGGCGAGGGAGCCACGCGCATGGCAGAAATCATTGTGGAAGGCGCTCGGACGGAGGGCGAAGCCTCACGGTGCGCGCGAAGCATTGCGAATTCTCCGCTGGTGAAAACGATGGTGGCGGGTGCCGACCCCAATGTTGGCCGGGTGGCGGCGGCGGCCGGAGCTTCAGGGGCCGTGTTCGATCCGAATCGCCTGGACATTTGGATCGAAGGGCAGCGCATGGTCGTAGGCGGCGTGGCCGTGCGATTGAGTGCTGCCGTCTCGCGTCGTCTCATGCAAGGCCCGAGCGTTCGCATTCACGTGCATCTGCATGCCGGGCGGGCCGCGAGTCGCATGCGCACCTGCGATTTGACTGAAGAGTATGTCCATATTAACGCACGGTATTCAACGTAA
- a CDS encoding aspartate-semialdehyde dehydrogenase, with amino-acid sequence MKKINVAVVGATGAVGTEMLRVLQQRRFPVVGLKVLASARSEGRRVPFNGSTYRVEELTPRSFAGIDVALFSAGAARSLEFAPEAVKRGAIVVDNSSAFRMAPEVPLVIPEVNPRALKGHQGLIANPNCSTIIMLVPLAPLHRAARITRIIVSTYQSVSGAGAKAMFQLYDETKRALRQFQVSRSTFQVKPQLETWNLKHETVLPKQIAFNVIPQVDLFLKNRSTKEEMKMVNETRKILGEPQLAVTSTCVRVPVFRAHSEAVWIETKRPLSAEQAARLLRKAPGVTLVDDPARGAYPLPIDAGGQDNVLVGRLRRDASVKRGLALWVSGDNLRKGAATNAIQIAELLIGGARSNFVKT; translated from the coding sequence ATGAAAAAAATCAACGTTGCAGTTGTCGGAGCCACAGGTGCTGTGGGCACCGAGATGCTGCGAGTCTTGCAGCAGCGGCGCTTTCCGGTGGTGGGGCTGAAAGTGCTGGCCTCAGCGCGGTCAGAAGGCCGTCGAGTGCCGTTCAACGGCTCCACGTATCGCGTGGAGGAGCTGACACCGCGATCGTTTGCCGGAATCGATGTGGCGCTCTTTAGCGCCGGGGCTGCCCGCAGCCTGGAGTTTGCTCCTGAAGCCGTCAAACGCGGGGCGATTGTCGTGGATAACTCCAGCGCGTTCCGCATGGCGCCGGAGGTCCCGCTGGTTATTCCGGAGGTCAATCCTCGCGCGCTGAAAGGCCATCAGGGCTTGATCGCCAATCCTAACTGCTCGACCATCATTATGCTCGTCCCGCTGGCCCCGTTGCATCGAGCGGCGCGGATCACGCGGATCATCGTGTCCACCTATCAGTCCGTCTCAGGGGCCGGCGCGAAAGCCATGTTTCAACTTTATGACGAAACGAAGCGAGCCTTGCGGCAGTTTCAGGTTTCACGTTCCACGTTTCAGGTTAAACCTCAACTTGAAACCTGGAACCTGAAACATGAAACCGTCTTACCGAAGCAGATTGCGTTCAACGTGATCCCCCAGGTCGACCTCTTCCTGAAGAACCGCTCCACGAAAGAAGAGATGAAGATGGTCAACGAGACTCGGAAGATTCTTGGGGAGCCGCAGCTTGCCGTGACGTCCACATGCGTTCGGGTGCCGGTGTTCCGAGCGCACTCCGAGGCGGTTTGGATCGAAACGAAACGGCCGCTCTCGGCCGAGCAGGCGGCCAGGCTCTTGCGCAAGGCGCCAGGCGTGACGCTGGTCGATGATCCTGCGCGCGGCGCCTATCCGCTGCCCATTGATGCGGGTGGGCAAGACAACGTCCTTGTCGGCCGGCTGCGCAGGGATGCGTCGGTGAAACGGGGCCTCGCCTTGTGGGTGAGCGGCGATAACCTGCGCAAGGGGGCGGCCACCAACGCCATCCAAATCGCTGAACTCCTCATCGGCGGTGCCAGGTCCAATTTTGTGAAGACATGA
- the truA gene encoding tRNA pseudouridine(38-40) synthase TruA yields MTKRGPGTGTRTLKLTIAYDGTRYAGWQIQTRNTQTPTIQGTLQKVLKTILHEDVRVIGSGRTDAGVHAEAQVAHVRTRSMIETKTLRKAANHLLPSDIVVTSIEEALRGFHAQYAAKRKRYRYRIFLGDAPPPFIRPYVHRVHAPLNLAAMRREAAAAKGAHDFRAFAREEGKTLRSTRRTIYGIALIRRGKELHLEVEGNGFLHTMVRSLAGTVMDVGRGRLPRGIVRRMLREGQRSLAGATAPAKGLTLVCVGYDD; encoded by the coding sequence ATGACGAAGAGAGGACCTGGCACCGGAACTCGCACCCTCAAACTCACCATCGCCTACGACGGCACCCGATATGCGGGTTGGCAAATTCAGACACGCAACACGCAGACGCCAACCATCCAGGGAACGCTCCAGAAGGTTCTCAAGACCATCCTCCACGAAGACGTGCGGGTCATCGGCAGCGGCAGGACGGATGCCGGCGTGCATGCCGAAGCTCAAGTCGCTCACGTCAGAACCCGCTCGATGATCGAGACCAAGACGTTGCGCAAAGCCGCCAACCACCTCTTGCCCTCTGACATCGTCGTGACCAGCATTGAGGAGGCCTTAAGGGGGTTCCATGCGCAGTATGCTGCGAAGCGCAAGCGGTATCGTTACCGGATCTTTCTTGGGGATGCGCCCCCGCCCTTTATTCGGCCGTATGTGCATCGCGTGCATGCGCCGCTGAATCTCGCAGCCATGCGCCGGGAAGCCGCAGCGGCTAAGGGCGCGCATGATTTTCGCGCGTTTGCCCGCGAGGAAGGAAAGACGCTTCGGTCGACGCGCCGGACCATTTATGGCATCGCGCTTATCCGGCGCGGCAAGGAGCTTCATCTTGAGGTGGAGGGCAATGGGTTTCTTCATACGATGGTTCGAAGCCTCGCCGGCACCGTGATGGATGTCGGCCGCGGGCGATTGCCGCGTGGCATCGTGCGGCGGATGCTGCGGGAGGGCCAGCGGTCGCTGGCCGGCGCGACGGCGCCGGCGAAGGGGCTCACGCTCGTTTGCGTCGGCTATGATGATTGA
- the rplM gene encoding 50S ribosomal protein L13 — translation MTTTFPAIKSIQRRWMVIDAKDQVLGRLATRIAMILRGKHKPTFTPFLDTGDFVVVINADKVAVTGNKLKNKVYRRYSGYPSGHKEITLERLLKTHPERVISQAVKGMMPDGSLGRHLLTKLKVYAGAQHPHAAQQPTPLAN, via the coding sequence ATGACCACGACATTTCCAGCAATCAAGAGTATCCAACGCCGTTGGATGGTGATTGACGCCAAGGATCAGGTCCTGGGACGGTTGGCGACTCGCATCGCCATGATCCTGCGCGGCAAGCACAAGCCGACGTTCACGCCGTTTCTCGACACGGGGGATTTTGTCGTGGTCATCAATGCGGACAAAGTCGCGGTGACCGGCAACAAGTTGAAAAACAAGGTGTACCGCCGGTATTCCGGCTACCCCAGCGGTCATAAGGAAATCACCTTGGAGCGGTTGCTCAAGACGCATCCGGAGCGCGTGATCAGCCAAGCGGTCAAAGGGATGATGCCGGACGGGTCGCTCGGGCGGCACCTGTTGACCAAGCTGAAGGTGTACGCAGGAGCGCAGCACCCCCATGCGGCACAGCAGCCAACCCCGTTGGCGAACTAA